The following are encoded together in the Humulus lupulus chromosome 5, drHumLupu1.1, whole genome shotgun sequence genome:
- the LOC133777780 gene encoding dolichyl-diphosphooligosaccharide--protein glycosyltransferase subunit DAD1 — protein MARSTTKDAQALFQSLRSAYAATPTNLKVIDLYVVFAIMTAFIQVAYMAIVGSFPFNSFLSGVLSCIGTAVLAVCLRIQVNKENKEFKDLPAERAFADFVLCNLVLHLVIMNFLG, from the exons ATGGCCAGATCTACGACCAAGGACGCTCAAGCTCTTTTTCAATCTCTCCGTTCTGCTTATGCAGCCACACCCACTAACCTCAAG GTCATAGATCTCTACGTGGTTTTTGCTATCATGACAGCTTTCATTCAG gTAGCTTACATGGCTATTGTTGGATCCTTCCCATTCAATTCCTTTCTTTCAGGAGTGCTTTCTTGTATTGGGACTGCAGTCCTTGCTG TTTGTCTTCGCATTCAAGTGAATAAGGAGAACAAGGAATTCAAG GATTTACCAGCAGAGAGAGCTTTTGCAGATTTTGTTCTCTGCAACTTGGTGCTTCATTTGGTTATAATGAACTTCCTTGGATAA